Proteins found in one Nocardia brasiliensis ATCC 700358 genomic segment:
- a CDS encoding ESX secretion-associated protein EspG, which translates to MKTQARWDFTPDEFAWVWAEAERDEYPYPISIIETPSTADEYARLRNGISSRYPRNADPDLTAALHLLADPDLRIICTGKIHDSTKKLRSLAVATGTTGAVLFQKHGATAEFGGALRLVATRPQNLGKHIAATMHTATTGRAGPMAGYTPRVRGEQPPTTWFVSHDGDLPPEERIRALLRAPRTAEGHLCIEQRRHSRRPHPPVYLNWIDIADNHPAAGRYLIDVGSDTTVIPASAEVVASELYSRAGLGTSCASA; encoded by the coding sequence GTGAAAACCCAAGCTCGCTGGGACTTCACTCCGGACGAATTCGCATGGGTATGGGCTGAAGCCGAACGGGATGAATACCCCTACCCGATTAGCATCATCGAAACCCCCTCCACAGCAGACGAATACGCGCGACTACGCAACGGAATCAGCTCCCGATACCCCCGCAACGCGGACCCTGATCTGACTGCGGCGCTTCACCTCCTGGCCGACCCAGATCTACGCATCATCTGCACGGGCAAGATCCACGATTCAACGAAAAAGCTCCGCTCTCTAGCTGTGGCAACCGGGACCACTGGCGCCGTGCTGTTCCAAAAGCACGGTGCCACCGCAGAATTCGGCGGCGCACTCCGCCTTGTGGCCACACGACCCCAGAACCTGGGCAAACACATCGCCGCAACCATGCACACCGCGACCACAGGGCGGGCAGGACCGATGGCCGGCTACACCCCACGTGTCCGTGGCGAACAACCACCCACCACGTGGTTCGTGTCCCACGACGGCGACCTACCGCCAGAAGAACGCATCCGCGCCCTGCTCCGCGCACCTCGCACAGCTGAAGGCCACCTCTGCATCGAACAGCGCCGACACAGCCGACGCCCGCACCCCCCGGTCTACCTCAACTGGATCGACATCGCAGATAACCACCCGGCCGCCGGCCGCTACCTGATCGACGTAGGGTCGGATACCACCGTCATTCCGGCGTCCGCAGAGGTCGTAGCCAGCGAGCTCTACAGTCGGGCCGGACTCGGCACCAGTTGTGCATCGGCGTAA
- a CDS encoding serine/threonine-protein kinase: MILGTPGDSIANRYLLLKPLGSGGFGQVWKARDSHLNQVVALKLIRNGDPGATWHEASLLTALRSEHILEVNNADVFQGITYLDTALAACSTDQRAQPLGVEPGLAVDWMRRALRGLDLCHKRGLLHRDVKPQNIFLALNGDAKLGDFGVAAHMDEAGTAEAHGDLRVWAPELFTGGRASIRSDVYSAACTLYALVAGGLPFDGIRQQIDLEAAIAQGSYIPVRDRAPHVSSALADKIKRGMALDPAERFPTAASFDSALALPSQSRRFIPKPPHDGHLRCWAVAGPTSALRVCIIAGTGSACVSVETRYEGSGNRVTQHCFGSTEADLPKRLRAVFNNLRLNGRRS, from the coding sequence GTGATACTAGGCACACCCGGCGACTCGATAGCAAACCGATACCTGCTACTGAAGCCGCTTGGCTCTGGCGGCTTCGGCCAGGTCTGGAAGGCCAGGGACAGCCATCTGAATCAGGTGGTCGCGTTGAAGCTCATTCGCAACGGCGACCCCGGAGCCACCTGGCATGAAGCCAGCCTCCTCACTGCACTGCGAAGCGAGCACATTCTCGAGGTCAACAATGCAGACGTGTTTCAAGGAATCACTTATCTAGACACAGCCTTGGCGGCCTGCTCGACAGATCAACGGGCCCAACCTCTAGGAGTAGAGCCAGGACTGGCCGTGGACTGGATGAGGCGGGCACTTCGCGGCTTGGACTTGTGTCACAAACGAGGGCTCCTGCATCGCGATGTCAAGCCGCAGAATATATTTCTGGCTTTGAATGGAGATGCGAAGCTCGGCGATTTTGGTGTTGCAGCGCACATGGATGAAGCAGGAACGGCAGAAGCGCATGGAGACCTGCGGGTCTGGGCGCCCGAACTATTCACTGGCGGCCGAGCATCGATAAGATCCGACGTGTACTCGGCCGCCTGCACACTCTATGCCCTCGTGGCCGGAGGACTACCTTTCGACGGTATCCGTCAGCAGATAGACCTCGAAGCCGCAATCGCCCAGGGAAGTTACATTCCTGTTCGTGACAGGGCTCCACATGTAAGCAGTGCCCTCGCAGACAAGATCAAGCGTGGTATGGCGTTAGATCCGGCTGAGCGTTTCCCCACTGCAGCGTCCTTCGACAGCGCCCTCGCGTTGCCATCGCAGTCCCGGCGCTTCATCCCTAAACCACCGCATGACGGACACCTTCGCTGCTGGGCAGTGGCAGGCCCGACGAGTGCCCTCCGCGTCTGCATCATCGCAGGTACAGGGTCGGCGTGCGTATCGGTGGAGACGCGATACGAAGGCTCAGGTAACAGAGTGACACAGCACTGCTTCGGCAGCACCGAGGCCGATCTGCCCAAACGCCTTCGAGCGGTCTTCAACAACCTTCGCTTAAATGGACGTCGATCCTGA
- a CDS encoding esterase/lipase family protein, translating into MRSVPRSLVIIAVLVALWVTATGSALARQDPIQQYPVEYNSFPGVPYELANPGGSLPGSNNWSCRPSAEHPNPVVLVHGYALNAQSNWGVYVPLLANEGYCVYALTYGAYKDMPWPFSSTGGLRSVEESGADIAAFVDRVLEATGAARVDIVSHSAGAIVSNYYAKRLGGAVKVDKIVSLAPFWLGTNWLGWADIAAFVQAMGAGAARDALMDATCKQCNQLYRNADFLRELNSDGVYSPAITYTNIATEHDQLAVPYTSGLVPATNATNIVVQQGCSQDYSGHGMLASTRRVAAYVLNALDPANTRAVPCEFIPVPL; encoded by the coding sequence ATGCGAAGTGTTCCACGTTCCCTCGTCATCATCGCCGTGCTGGTCGCCCTGTGGGTGACAGCAACTGGGTCGGCGTTGGCTCGACAGGATCCGATCCAGCAGTATCCGGTCGAGTACAACTCCTTCCCCGGTGTCCCATATGAGTTGGCGAACCCCGGTGGTTCGCTGCCCGGATCCAACAATTGGTCGTGTCGTCCCAGCGCGGAACATCCGAATCCGGTAGTGCTCGTGCACGGTTACGCTCTTAACGCACAGTCCAATTGGGGTGTCTACGTCCCATTGCTGGCCAACGAAGGGTACTGCGTGTATGCGCTGACCTATGGCGCGTACAAAGATATGCCGTGGCCGTTTTCGTCGACCGGAGGTCTACGGTCGGTCGAGGAAAGCGGTGCGGACATCGCTGCGTTTGTCGACCGGGTGCTCGAGGCGACCGGTGCCGCGCGGGTAGACATTGTCAGTCACTCGGCGGGGGCCATCGTCAGCAACTACTACGCAAAACGCCTCGGCGGGGCAGTGAAGGTGGACAAAATCGTCTCGCTCGCACCGTTCTGGCTCGGCACGAACTGGCTCGGTTGGGCCGACATCGCCGCGTTCGTCCAAGCTATGGGCGCTGGTGCTGCACGCGATGCACTCATGGACGCGACGTGCAAGCAGTGCAATCAGTTGTACCGGAACGCCGACTTCCTGCGGGAGCTGAACTCCGACGGTGTGTACAGCCCGGCTATCACCTACACCAACATCGCGACCGAGCACGATCAACTCGCGGTTCCTTATACATCAGGTCTGGTCCCGGCCACCAACGCGACCAATATTGTTGTGCAGCAGGGATGTTCGCAGGACTATTCCGGGCACGGCATGCTGGCGAGCACCCGCCGCGTCGCCGCCTATGTCTTGAACGCACTCGATCCGGCGAATACCCGGGCGGTGCCGTGTGAATTCATACCGGTCCCCCTCTGA
- a CDS encoding winged helix-turn-helix transcriptional regulator, with protein sequence MTTRRGDLFDPACPTRQLLDRIGSKWVSMVIKILAAADPPEVRFAELRRRIPGISQKMLSVTLAQLVRDNLVARRVDPTVPPQVHYRLTELGMSLEVPLAALREWAELNMSAIDEAGGSQNS encoded by the coding sequence GTGACTACCCGGCGCGGAGATCTGTTCGATCCCGCCTGTCCGACCCGGCAGCTGCTGGACCGGATCGGCTCCAAATGGGTCTCCATGGTCATCAAAATCCTCGCGGCCGCAGACCCGCCCGAGGTGCGCTTCGCCGAGCTGCGCCGCCGCATCCCCGGCATCTCCCAGAAAATGCTCTCGGTAACCCTCGCCCAACTGGTCCGCGACAACCTCGTCGCCCGCCGCGTAGACCCCACCGTCCCACCCCAGGTCCACTACCGCCTCACCGAACTGGGCATGTCCCTGGAAGTCCCCCTCGCAGCCCTCCGCGAATGGGCCGAACTAAACATGTCCGCCATCGACGAGGCTGGCGGGTCTCAGAATTCGTGA
- a CDS encoding alpha/beta fold hydrolase, which yields MVTSFEVEMSADIALHRVAANGITMNVAVAGAGPAVLLLHGFPHTWQVWRGVLDGLAGTHRVIAPDLRGLGATTRPDTGYDAGNLVMDALAVLDALGETRADVVGFDLGAAPAFLTAMHHPDRVRRLVLMEAILGRLPGAEDFLRDGPPWWFGFHAVPDLAESVLIGHEGSYIDWFLSAGTRGRGVPAPLRTAFVTAYTGSDALRAAFAHYRALAESGRQIETSTATTRLRMPTLAVGAHPVGDALARQLRSRTDDLTEAVIPDCGHIIPVDGLPALLPLLTDFLAR from the coding sequence ATGGTTACCAGCTTTGAGGTGGAGATGAGCGCAGATATCGCGTTGCACAGGGTCGCGGCGAACGGGATCACGATGAATGTCGCGGTCGCCGGAGCGGGTCCCGCGGTCCTGCTGCTGCACGGGTTTCCGCACACCTGGCAGGTGTGGCGGGGCGTGCTGGACGGACTCGCGGGGACGCATCGGGTGATCGCGCCCGACCTGCGCGGCTTGGGTGCGACGACCCGGCCGGACACCGGTTACGACGCCGGGAATCTGGTCATGGATGCGCTTGCCGTGCTGGACGCCCTGGGCGAAACCCGCGCGGATGTAGTCGGTTTCGATCTCGGTGCCGCCCCGGCGTTCCTGACCGCGATGCATCACCCGGATCGGGTCCGGCGCCTGGTGCTCATGGAGGCGATACTCGGCCGGTTACCCGGGGCCGAGGATTTCCTGCGCGACGGACCGCCCTGGTGGTTCGGCTTCCACGCCGTCCCGGACCTGGCCGAGTCGGTGCTCATCGGGCACGAGGGCTCCTATATCGACTGGTTTCTGAGCGCGGGCACGCGCGGCCGTGGTGTGCCCGCGCCCCTGCGCACCGCATTCGTCACCGCCTACACCGGGTCGGACGCGTTGCGCGCCGCCTTCGCGCACTACCGGGCCTTGGCCGAGAGCGGCCGTCAGATCGAAACATCCACCGCCACAACCCGATTGCGGATGCCGACGCTGGCCGTCGGGGCGCATCCGGTCGGTGACGCGCTCGCCCGGCAGTTGCGGTCCCGCACCGACGATCTGACCGAGGCAGTGATCCCCGACTGCGGCCACATCATTCCAGTGGACGGGCTTCCCGCACTGCTCCCGCTGCTCACCGACTTTCTGGCACGCTAG
- a CDS encoding helix-turn-helix transcriptional regulator → MTRGTDSTARKIHDLALAIITERDPVQVWPLLMERLTADLPCDLAVLIDLDWNAGTGHALTGAPDWLHEAPLDALIHAHMRSHPLLQHYARTGDTTPLTMDEVADDRWWKGEAYRAGKDAIGIDRQLALPLAAGRSRIRGVIMSRSSHGFSDRDLEYAALARSLLDAVQAHETAAFGHRGPADPADYRLTPRELAVLGLLCEGLTTRAIASRLGIAPATATKHTENLYRKIGVHDRIAALRAAQRLGLVPVLPSRPASASEPEWLA, encoded by the coding sequence GTGACGAGGGGGACCGACTCGACCGCACGGAAAATCCACGATCTCGCCTTGGCGATCATCACCGAACGCGATCCGGTGCAGGTGTGGCCGCTGCTCATGGAGCGGCTCACCGCCGACCTCCCGTGCGATCTCGCGGTACTGATCGATCTCGACTGGAACGCAGGCACCGGACACGCCCTCACCGGTGCGCCGGACTGGCTGCACGAAGCACCACTCGACGCACTCATCCACGCGCACATGCGATCTCATCCGCTGCTGCAGCACTACGCCCGGACCGGCGACACGACGCCGTTGACCATGGACGAAGTCGCCGACGACCGCTGGTGGAAGGGCGAAGCGTACCGGGCGGGCAAGGACGCGATCGGTATCGACCGGCAGCTGGCGCTGCCGCTGGCCGCGGGGCGCAGCCGAATCCGCGGCGTCATCATGAGTCGCAGCAGCCACGGATTCAGCGACCGCGACCTCGAATACGCCGCGCTCGCACGGTCATTGCTCGATGCGGTGCAAGCCCACGAGACGGCGGCCTTCGGGCATCGCGGACCAGCAGACCCCGCGGATTACCGGCTGACCCCGCGGGAACTGGCGGTGCTGGGTCTGCTCTGCGAGGGCCTGACCACCCGCGCGATCGCGAGCAGACTCGGCATCGCCCCCGCGACCGCTACCAAACATACCGAGAACCTCTACCGGAAAATCGGCGTACACGATCGCATCGCCGCCCTACGCGCGGCCCAGCGCCTCGGCCTGGTCCCCGTTTTGCCGAGCAGACCGGCGTCGGCGTCTGAGCCAGAATGGCTTGCATGA
- a CDS encoding GNAT family N-acetyltransferase, which yields MSQLPTLSVSEITAERVVLRKAREGDRAGLIELQTDPPVRAYLGGPRPRADVEQYLDAVGIANVAAAAGVYIIADRETDLLLGTLQLTRRSAEEPGHLTEDGEELELGYLLRREAWGSGYAFEAATCALRAAAAELPDQPVLIVTQTANERSLKLAARLGFRPVSTFEAFGAQQTLAGAALHAFAGSRRE from the coding sequence ATGAGCCAGCTGCCCACACTGTCCGTTTCGGAGATCACCGCGGAGCGTGTCGTGTTGCGCAAAGCGCGCGAGGGTGACCGGGCGGGGCTCATCGAGTTGCAAACCGATCCGCCGGTGCGGGCCTACCTCGGCGGGCCCCGGCCGCGCGCCGATGTGGAGCAGTACCTGGACGCGGTGGGGATCGCGAATGTTGCTGCGGCTGCGGGCGTTTACATCATCGCGGACCGGGAAACGGATCTGCTGCTCGGCACACTGCAGTTGACTCGCCGGTCTGCCGAGGAACCCGGACATCTCACCGAGGACGGCGAGGAACTCGAACTGGGTTACCTGCTGCGGCGCGAAGCGTGGGGGTCGGGCTACGCATTCGAGGCAGCGACCTGCGCATTGCGTGCTGCCGCGGCCGAGCTGCCCGACCAACCGGTCCTGATCGTCACCCAGACCGCCAACGAGCGTTCGCTGAAACTCGCTGCTCGCTTGGGCTTTCGGCCCGTCAGTACTTTCGAGGCGTTCGGCGCACAGCAGACGCTCGCCGGCGCGGCGCTGCACGCTTTTGCGGGCTCGCGGCGGGAGTAG
- a CDS encoding class I SAM-dependent methyltransferase, translating into MPDTELVGVQKTLSPVLRAKALDNLLPDPILGDTYAEQVMRRLEPDYDKGRFGKSQIGLSAVVRAKTHDDWARAFLAEHPDAVVLHLGCGLDARVYRVDPPATVDWYDLDYPAIIALRQRLLPPREHYTLIGSSVTDLAWLDRIPRGRPVLLIAEGLVPYLTEAELRELLGAVVAAFPAGGIQFDTVAVWAWRTSRWHPVLRKYGTQFRCGFDDPAAIADWQTRLEFVDEAPMNDATVLMTKAPKDIRRLYRLLNRLPGMRRSTRIVRFRF; encoded by the coding sequence GTGCCGGACACCGAACTGGTCGGAGTGCAGAAGACCCTCAGCCCTGTGCTGCGGGCCAAGGCCCTGGACAATCTGTTGCCGGATCCGATACTCGGCGACACGTATGCCGAGCAGGTGATGCGGCGGCTCGAACCCGATTACGACAAGGGTCGATTCGGCAAGAGTCAGATCGGGCTCAGTGCGGTGGTGCGCGCGAAGACCCACGACGATTGGGCTCGGGCTTTCCTCGCCGAGCACCCCGACGCGGTGGTGCTGCACTTGGGGTGCGGCCTCGACGCCCGGGTGTACCGGGTCGACCCGCCGGCCACGGTCGACTGGTACGACCTGGACTATCCGGCGATCATCGCACTGCGGCAACGACTGCTGCCGCCGCGCGAGCACTACACCTTGATCGGCTCCAGCGTGACGGACCTGGCCTGGCTGGACCGGATCCCGCGCGGCCGCCCGGTGCTGCTGATCGCCGAGGGACTGGTCCCCTACCTCACCGAAGCCGAACTGCGCGAGCTGCTCGGCGCCGTGGTCGCCGCCTTCCCGGCCGGCGGGATCCAGTTCGACACGGTGGCGGTGTGGGCGTGGCGCACCTCGAGGTGGCATCCGGTGCTGCGCAAGTACGGTACCCAATTCCGTTGCGGTTTCGATGATCCGGCCGCGATCGCCGACTGGCAAACACGACTCGAATTCGTCGACGAGGCACCGATGAACGACGCCACGGTGCTGATGACCAAGGCGCCCAAGGACATTCGCCGGTTGTACCGACTCCTGAACCGGCTGCCGGGCATGCGCCGGTCCACTCGGATCGTGCGCTTCCGCTTCTGA
- a CDS encoding DUF3558 domain-containing protein has translation MMSKSCAAGCLVVSATVLSACAGGATEHEGHTATSSAAPPAVQVSLPPAPTQTGAKQVRFDPCTRVGDDLVSRAGFDPATRERAVSEGVSSLLTTIGCQFWREALVDGEKYPTGGLSVTSSDLTLDNIRTSSEHEIFNADPIRGRAAVLYRTPQVGNGCWASIESADGTFTAGLIVTPGPVAVPPPCDQIRQIAETFSEALDTE, from the coding sequence ATGATGAGCAAGAGCTGCGCCGCCGGTTGTCTGGTGGTGAGCGCTACGGTGCTGTCCGCCTGCGCCGGTGGTGCCACCGAGCACGAGGGACATACCGCGACGTCGAGTGCGGCACCCCCTGCCGTGCAGGTGAGTCTCCCGCCGGCACCGACGCAGACCGGCGCGAAACAGGTGCGGTTCGACCCGTGTACCCGCGTGGGCGACGATCTGGTGAGCCGGGCCGGGTTCGACCCGGCGACTCGCGAGCGCGCGGTGAGCGAAGGCGTGTCCTCGCTGCTCACCACGATCGGCTGCCAATTCTGGCGAGAGGCACTCGTCGATGGCGAGAAGTATCCCACCGGCGGGTTGTCCGTGACGTCCAGCGACCTCACCCTCGACAACATCCGGACGAGCTCGGAGCACGAGATATTCAACGCGGATCCGATCCGCGGACGGGCGGCAGTGCTGTACCGGACGCCGCAGGTCGGCAACGGTTGCTGGGCGTCGATCGAATCGGCTGACGGGACCTTCACGGCCGGGCTGATCGTCACCCCGGGCCCGGTCGCCGTGCCGCCGCCCTGTGACCAGATCCGCCAGATCGCCGAAACCTTCAGCGAAGCACTCGACACCGAGTAG